From a single Pseudomonas serboccidentalis genomic region:
- a CDS encoding winged helix-turn-helix transcriptional regulator produces the protein MKRKSLHGNACPVARTLDLIGDWWSLLIIRDALEGIRRFSDFQKNLDIAKNMLSARLKSLVEQGILQTVPAADGGAYKEYVLTERGKALQTVIVALSQWGAEHMYAPGEPGSVMVDAKNRQPIRTLQLMSADGRLLAPDEVATQFGVEH, from the coding sequence GTGAAGCGCAAAAGCCTGCACGGCAACGCTTGCCCGGTCGCCCGCACGCTGGACCTGATCGGCGACTGGTGGTCGCTGCTGATCATCCGCGATGCGCTGGAGGGCATTCGCCGCTTCAGCGATTTCCAGAAGAACCTCGATATTGCGAAGAACATGCTCAGTGCCCGGCTCAAGAGCCTGGTGGAGCAGGGGATCCTGCAAACGGTGCCGGCAGCCGATGGCGGCGCCTACAAGGAATACGTGCTGACAGAGCGCGGCAAGGCCTTGCAGACAGTGATTGTCGCGCTGTCGCAGTGGGGCGCAGAGCATATGTACGCGCCGGGTGAGCCGGGCTCGGTGATGGTCGATGCAAAAAATCGCCAGCCGATTCGCACGCTGCAATTGATGTCGGCCGACGGCCGCTTGCTCGCACCGGACGAGGTAGCGACGCAGTTTGGCGTTGAGCACTGA
- a CDS encoding polyamine ABC transporter substrate-binding protein, translating into MVTIKRILGATVCGLTLLASAVHAEQRELRVYNWADYILPSVPKDFAAKTGIKVTWDTFDTNESLEAKLLTGNSGYDLVVPSNQFIDTQIKAGVFQKLDKSKLPNWSHQDPALLKLLDANDPGNQYGVPYMYGTVLIGFNPAKVKAALGDNAPVDSWDLVFKPENMEKLKSCGVAMLDSPSEILPLALHYLGLNPNSQNPADYEKAKDLMLKIRPYVTYFNSAKYMTDIANGDICVAIGYSGSFYQFGNRAKEAGNGVVVDWRLPKEGAPIWFDTFAIPKSAKNVAEAHEFLNTLLDPKVIAPISDFLGYPNVNKDSMPLVNKDITGNPNLTPTSEALKTLYVVQPLPQKLERVRTRVWTSIKSDK; encoded by the coding sequence ATGGTCACGATCAAACGCATTCTGGGTGCCACCGTGTGTGGGCTGACGCTGCTGGCCAGCGCGGTGCACGCCGAACAGCGCGAACTGCGGGTGTACAACTGGGCGGATTACATCCTGCCGTCCGTGCCCAAGGATTTCGCCGCGAAAACCGGCATCAAAGTGACCTGGGACACCTTTGACACCAACGAATCGCTGGAAGCCAAGTTGCTCACCGGCAACTCCGGCTATGACCTGGTGGTGCCGTCGAACCAGTTCATCGACACCCAGATCAAGGCTGGCGTGTTCCAGAAGCTCGACAAGTCGAAACTGCCGAACTGGAGCCACCAGGATCCGGCGCTGCTCAAGCTGCTGGACGCCAACGACCCCGGCAACCAGTACGGCGTGCCCTACATGTACGGCACGGTACTGATCGGCTTCAACCCGGCCAAGGTCAAGGCAGCACTGGGCGACAATGCGCCGGTGGACAGTTGGGACCTGGTGTTCAAGCCCGAGAATATGGAGAAACTCAAATCCTGCGGCGTGGCGATGCTCGACTCGCCTTCGGAGATTCTGCCGCTGGCCCTGCATTACCTCGGCCTCAATCCGAACAGCCAGAACCCTGCCGACTATGAAAAAGCCAAGGACCTGATGCTGAAGATTCGCCCTTACGTGACCTACTTCAACTCGGCCAAGTACATGACCGACATCGCCAACGGCGACATCTGCGTGGCCATCGGTTACTCGGGCAGCTTCTATCAGTTCGGCAACCGCGCCAAAGAAGCGGGTAACGGTGTGGTGGTCGACTGGCGTCTGCCGAAGGAGGGCGCGCCGATCTGGTTCGACACCTTCGCGATTCCGAAGAGCGCGAAGAATGTCGCAGAAGCGCATGAGTTCCTCAACACGCTGCTCGACCCGAAAGTGATTGCGCCGATCAGTGATTTCCTCGGTTACCCGAACGTGAACAAGGATTCGATGCCGCTGGTGAACAAAGACATCACCGGCAACCCGAACCTGACGCCGACCAGCGAAGCGCTGAAAACCCTGTACGTGGTGCAGCCGTTGCCACAGAAACTGGAACGCGTCCGTACCCGGGTCTGGACCAGCATCAAATCCGACAAGTAA
- a CDS encoding LLM class flavin-dependent oxidoreductase, which yields MKFSLFIHMERWDESVSHRQLFEDLTELTLMAEAGGFSTVWIGEHHAMEYTISPSPMPLLAYLAAKTTTIRLGAGTIIAPFWHPLRVAGECALLDVISNGRMEVGLARGAYQVEFDRMAGGMPASSGGQALREMVPVVRALWQGDYAHDGDLWKFPTSTSVPKPVQKPNPPMWIAARDPDSHNFAVANGCNVMVTPLMKGDEEVVDLKNKFQTALDNNPDVPRPQLMVLRHTHVHTADDPDGWKVGAKAISRFYRTFDAWFGNKQTPVNGFLAPSPEEKFAGRPEFELESLHKTAMIGTPEEIIPRIKYYQELGVDEFSFWCDNSLPHAEKKKSLELFIKHVVPAFR from the coding sequence ATGAAATTTTCCCTGTTCATTCACATGGAACGCTGGGACGAAAGCGTCAGCCACCGCCAACTGTTTGAAGACCTGACCGAGCTGACCTTGATGGCCGAGGCCGGCGGTTTCAGCACCGTGTGGATCGGCGAACACCACGCCATGGAATACACCATTTCGCCGAGTCCAATGCCGCTGTTGGCCTACCTCGCCGCCAAAACCACCACCATTCGCCTCGGCGCCGGCACCATCATCGCGCCGTTCTGGCACCCTCTGCGGGTCGCCGGTGAATGCGCCCTGCTCGACGTCATCAGCAACGGGCGCATGGAAGTCGGTCTGGCCCGTGGCGCCTATCAGGTTGAATTCGATCGCATGGCCGGCGGCATGCCTGCCTCCAGCGGCGGCCAGGCCCTGCGCGAAATGGTCCCGGTGGTCCGCGCCCTGTGGCAAGGCGACTACGCCCACGACGGCGACCTCTGGAAATTCCCGACCTCGACCAGCGTGCCGAAGCCGGTGCAGAAGCCCAACCCGCCAATGTGGATCGCCGCCCGCGACCCGGACTCGCACAACTTCGCCGTGGCCAACGGCTGCAACGTGATGGTCACGCCGTTGATGAAAGGCGACGAAGAAGTCGTCGACCTGAAGAACAAATTCCAGACCGCCCTGGACAACAACCCCGACGTCCCGCGCCCACAACTGATGGTGCTACGCCACACCCACGTGCACACCGCTGACGATCCGGACGGCTGGAAAGTCGGCGCCAAGGCGATCTCGCGTTTCTATCGCACCTTCGATGCGTGGTTCGGCAACAAGCAAACCCCGGTCAACGGCTTCCTCGCCCCGAGCCCGGAAGAGAAGTTCGCCGGACGCCCGGAGTTTGAGCTGGAGAGCCTGCACAAGACTGCAATGATCGGTACGCCGGAAGAGATCATCCCGCGCATCAAGTACTACCAGGAACTGGGGGTGGATGAGTTCAGTTTCTGGTGTGACAACAGCTTGCCGCATGCGGAGAAGAAGAAGTCGTTGGAGCTGTTTATCAAGCATGTGGTGCCGGCGTTTCGGTAA
- a CDS encoding flavin reductase family protein: MIDAAIYKQVMGSFPSGVTVITTLDDDGQIVGLTASAFSSLSMDPPLVLFCPNYSSDSYPVLIKNKRFAIHVLSGGQQSEAYAFARKGKDKAQGIEWTLSELGNPILANATAIIECELWREYEGGDHAIMVGAVKNLIVPEQHSGPLVYCHGKMGALPVLA; the protein is encoded by the coding sequence ATGATCGATGCTGCCATCTACAAACAAGTCATGGGCTCGTTTCCGTCCGGCGTAACCGTCATCACCACCCTGGATGACGACGGCCAGATCGTCGGCCTCACTGCCAGCGCCTTCAGTTCACTGTCGATGGACCCGCCGCTGGTACTGTTCTGCCCCAACTACAGTTCCGACTCCTATCCCGTGCTGATCAAGAACAAACGCTTCGCGATCCACGTTCTGTCCGGCGGCCAGCAAAGCGAGGCTTACGCCTTCGCCCGTAAAGGCAAGGACAAGGCGCAGGGTATCGAGTGGACATTGAGCGAGCTGGGCAACCCGATCCTGGCCAATGCGACGGCTATCATCGAGTGTGAGTTGTGGCGCGAATATGAAGGTGGCGACCACGCGATCATGGTCGGCGCGGTAAAGAATCTGATTGTCCCGGAGCAGCACTCCGGGCCGCTGGTGTATTGCCACGGCAAGATGGGCGCCCTGCCCGTTCTGGCCTGA
- a CDS encoding purine-cytosine permease family protein: protein MSQMSRQDPLIENHTVDYVPLAERHGKARDLFTLWFSTNIAPLPIVTGAMVVQVFHLDLFWGLLAIALGHLIGGVVIALASAQGPRMGIPQMVQSRGQFGRYGALLIVFFAALIYIGFFISNIVLAGKSIVGVAPSVPASLSILIGALAATAIGVIGYNFIHTLNRIGTWVMGGALLAGFIYIFAHDLPADFLTRGSFNLSGWLATVSLGIIWQISFSPYVSDYSRYLPADIGIAKPFWATYLGATLGTILSFSFGAVAVLATPEGTEAMVAVKQSTGWLGPILMVLFLLNIISHNALNLYGAVLSIITSIQTFASQWTPSIKVRVVLSSVVLAGCCVVALGASADFISRFIGLILALLLVLVPWASINLIDFYLIKRGAYDITSIFRADGGIYGRFNLHAIIAYFIGIIVQLPFANTSLYVGPYANLVEGADLSWLFGLVVTVPLYYCLATRGQTRQSRAARLGYAD, encoded by the coding sequence ATGTCCCAGATGTCCCGGCAAGATCCGTTGATCGAGAATCACACGGTCGACTACGTCCCACTCGCGGAACGCCACGGGAAGGCCCGCGACCTTTTCACCTTATGGTTCAGCACCAACATCGCGCCACTGCCCATCGTCACCGGCGCCATGGTGGTTCAGGTGTTTCATCTCGATTTGTTCTGGGGGCTGCTGGCGATTGCGCTCGGGCATCTGATCGGCGGGGTGGTGATTGCCTTGGCGTCGGCGCAAGGCCCGCGCATGGGCATTCCGCAGATGGTCCAGAGTCGTGGTCAGTTCGGGCGTTACGGCGCGCTGTTGATCGTGTTCTTTGCGGCGCTCATCTACATCGGTTTCTTCATTTCCAACATCGTCCTCGCCGGTAAATCGATTGTCGGCGTTGCGCCGTCGGTTCCGGCGTCGCTGAGCATTTTGATCGGCGCGCTGGCGGCCACGGCGATTGGCGTGATCGGCTACAACTTCATCCACACGCTCAACCGCATCGGTACCTGGGTGATGGGCGGTGCGCTGCTCGCCGGTTTCATCTACATCTTTGCCCACGACTTGCCGGCGGACTTCCTGACTCGCGGCAGCTTCAATCTGTCGGGATGGCTGGCGACGGTGTCGCTGGGGATCATCTGGCAGATCAGCTTCTCGCCGTACGTGTCCGACTATTCACGTTACCTGCCGGCGGATATCGGTATCGCCAAACCGTTTTGGGCCACTTACCTGGGGGCGACGCTGGGCACGATTCTGTCGTTCAGCTTCGGCGCCGTGGCGGTGCTGGCAACGCCGGAAGGCACCGAGGCGATGGTCGCGGTCAAGCAGTCCACCGGGTGGCTGGGGCCGATTCTGATGGTGTTGTTCTTGCTCAACATCATCAGCCACAACGCGCTGAATCTGTACGGCGCGGTGTTGTCGATCATCACCTCGATCCAGACATTCGCCAGCCAGTGGACGCCGAGCATCAAGGTGCGCGTGGTGTTGTCGAGCGTGGTGCTGGCAGGGTGCTGCGTGGTGGCGCTCGGTGCTTCGGCGGATTTCATCTCCCGGTTCATCGGGCTGATTCTCGCGTTGCTGTTGGTGCTGGTGCCGTGGGCGTCGATCAACCTGATCGACTTCTACTTGATCAAGCGCGGCGCGTATGACATCACTTCGATCTTCCGCGCAGACGGCGGTATCTACGGACGCTTCAACCTGCACGCGATCATTGCCTACTTCATCGGCATCATCGTGCAGCTGCCGTTCGCCAACACCTCGTTGTACGTCGGGCCGTACGCCAACCTGGTGGAGGGTGCGGACCTGTCATGGCTGTTCGGCCTGGTGGTGACGGTGCCGCTGTATTACTGCCTCGCCACGCGCGGGCAGACCCGGCAGAGCAGGGCGGCGCGGTTGGGTTACGCTGACTGA
- a CDS encoding TerC family protein, which translates to MPTTNINIGEPWMWGAFIVFVLAMLALDLFVFGGRKAHRVSVREASCWVIAWCALAMAFAGLLWWYLNGEFGAEIAQRKTLEFITGYLIEQSLSIDNMFIFVMIFSYFAVPPELQRRVLLYGVLGAIVMRAAMIFAGVWLVSQFEWLLYAFGVFLIITGVKMLMFAEHQPDLDNNPLLRWVRGHLRITSGFHGERFFVRHNGVRWATPMFLVLVLIEASDLMFAVDSIPAIFAVTTDPFIVFTSNIFAIMGLRALYFLLADMADRFHLLKYGLAIVLVFIGGKMTLMPWFHMPVEWSLAVVGGVIFGSVILSLIVTREENQTL; encoded by the coding sequence ATGCCAACCACCAACATCAATATCGGCGAACCATGGATGTGGGGCGCCTTTATCGTTTTCGTCCTCGCGATGCTTGCACTGGACCTGTTCGTCTTCGGCGGACGCAAGGCGCACCGCGTTTCAGTGCGGGAAGCGTCCTGTTGGGTGATCGCCTGGTGCGCGCTGGCAATGGCATTCGCCGGATTACTCTGGTGGTACCTCAACGGCGAGTTCGGCGCGGAGATCGCCCAGCGCAAGACCCTGGAATTCATCACCGGTTACTTGATCGAACAATCGCTGTCGATCGACAACATGTTCATCTTCGTGATGATCTTCAGCTACTTCGCCGTGCCGCCGGAACTGCAACGCCGAGTGCTGCTGTACGGCGTGCTCGGGGCGATCGTGATGCGTGCGGCGATGATCTTTGCCGGCGTGTGGCTGGTGTCGCAGTTCGAATGGCTGCTGTATGCCTTCGGGGTGTTCCTGATCATCACCGGGGTCAAGATGCTGATGTTCGCCGAGCATCAACCGGACCTCGACAACAACCCGTTGCTGCGCTGGGTGCGCGGGCATTTGCGGATTACCAGCGGCTTTCATGGCGAACGCTTTTTTGTGCGGCACAACGGCGTACGCTGGGCGACGCCGATGTTTCTGGTGCTGGTGCTGATCGAGGCCAGCGACCTGATGTTCGCGGTCGACAGCATCCCGGCGATCTTCGCCGTCACCACCGACCCGTTCATTGTTTTCACCTCGAACATCTTCGCGATCATGGGCCTGCGGGCGCTGTACTTCCTGCTGGCGGACATGGCCGACCGCTTCCATCTGCTCAAGTACGGACTGGCGATCGTGCTGGTATTCATCGGCGGCAAGATGACGCTGATGCCGTGGTTTCACATGCCGGTGGAGTGGTCGCTGGCAGTGGTGGGCGGGGTGATTTTTGGGTCGGTGATATTGAGCCTGATCGTCACCCGCGAAGAAAACCAAACCCTGTAG
- a CDS encoding alpha/beta fold hydrolase, whose protein sequence is MSTFTTDDGTEIYFKDWGSGKPVLFSHGWPLDADMWEYQMEYLSSRGYRTIAFDRRGFGRSDQPWNGYDYDTFADDIAQLIQHLDLRDVTLVGFSMGGGDVSRYIARHGTERVAGLVLLGAVTPLFGKKADYPQGVDTSVFDGIKAGLLKDRAQFIADFAAPFYGTNQGQKVSDGVLTQTLNVALLASLKGTVDCVTAFSETDFRPDMAKIDVPTLVIHGDGDQIVPIETTGKQAAAMIKGAELKVYAGAPHGFAVTHSEALNEDLLAFLNR, encoded by the coding sequence ATGAGCACATTCACTACCGATGACGGCACCGAGATCTACTTCAAGGACTGGGGCAGCGGCAAGCCCGTGCTGTTCAGCCATGGCTGGCCGCTGGATGCCGACATGTGGGAATACCAGATGGAATACCTGAGCAGTCGCGGCTACCGCACGATTGCTTTTGACCGCCGTGGTTTCGGCCGCTCCGACCAACCTTGGAACGGTTATGACTACGACACCTTTGCCGATGACATCGCGCAACTGATCCAGCACCTCGACCTGCGCGATGTGACCCTGGTCGGCTTCTCCATGGGCGGCGGCGACGTCAGCCGCTACATCGCCCGTCACGGCACCGAACGCGTTGCCGGTCTGGTGCTGCTCGGCGCGGTGACGCCGTTGTTCGGCAAAAAAGCCGATTACCCGCAAGGCGTCGACACCTCGGTGTTCGACGGGATCAAAGCCGGCCTGCTCAAGGATCGCGCGCAGTTCATCGCCGACTTCGCGGCACCGTTCTACGGCACCAATCAGGGCCAGAAAGTCTCCGACGGCGTGCTGACGCAAACCCTGAACGTGGCCTTGCTGGCGTCGTTGAAAGGCACCGTGGATTGCGTCACCGCGTTCTCCGAAACCGACTTCCGCCCGGACATGGCGAAGATCGATGTGCCGACCCTGGTGATCCACGGTGACGGCGATCAGATCGTTCCAATAGAAACCACCGGCAAACAGGCGGCGGCAATGATCAAAGGCGCCGAGTTGAAAGTCTACGCCGGTGCGCCGCACGGTTTTGCCGTGACGCACAGCGAGGCGCTGAATGAAGACCTGCTGGCGTTTCTGAACCGCTGA
- a CDS encoding amidase — protein sequence MIEVTEVSIAQLRAALEAGQTTAVELVQAYLARIDAYDGPTTATALNAVVVRNPEALAEARASDARRAKGETLGPLDGIPYTAKDSYLVKGLTAASGSPAFAELVAHRDAFTIERLRAAGAICLGKTNMPPMANGGMQRGVYGRAESPYNAAYLTAPFASGSSNGAGTATAASFSAFGLAEETWSSGRGPASNNGLCAYTPSRGVISVRGNWPLTPTMDVVVPYARTMADLLEVLDVVVAEDPDTRGDLWRLQPWVPIPSVDAVRPASYAELAVKPAALAGKRLGVPKMYINADPEAGTSEAPGIGGPTGQRINTRPSVIDLWKQARAALEAAGAEVIEVDFPLVSNCEGDRPGAPTVFNRGIVSKEFLHHELWDLSAWAFDDFLRANGDPKLNRLADVDGPKIFPHDPGTLPNREGDLAAGMDEYVRMAERGITPWDQIPTLPDGLPGLEKTRKLDLEDWMDTLKLDAVLFPTNADVGPADADINPESADIAWSNGIWVANGNLAIRHLGVPTVTVPMGIMADIGMPVGLTFAGRAYDDSNLLRLASAFEATGSKRQVPPRTPALVPGN from the coding sequence ATGATCGAAGTCACTGAAGTCTCCATTGCTCAATTACGCGCGGCGCTCGAAGCCGGCCAGACCACCGCGGTTGAACTGGTGCAGGCCTATCTGGCCCGGATCGACGCCTACGACGGCCCGACCACCGCGACGGCGCTCAATGCCGTCGTAGTGCGCAATCCCGAGGCACTGGCCGAGGCCCGGGCCTCCGATGCGCGCCGGGCCAAGGGCGAAACCCTCGGCCCGCTCGACGGCATCCCCTACACCGCCAAGGACAGCTATCTGGTCAAGGGGCTGACCGCTGCCTCGGGCAGCCCGGCGTTTGCCGAGCTGGTGGCACATCGCGATGCGTTCACCATCGAACGCCTGCGCGCCGCCGGGGCGATCTGCCTGGGCAAGACCAACATGCCGCCGATGGCCAATGGCGGCATGCAGCGTGGCGTCTATGGCCGGGCCGAGAGCCCGTACAACGCAGCCTACCTGACCGCACCGTTCGCCTCCGGCTCGTCCAACGGCGCCGGCACTGCCACCGCCGCGAGTTTCTCGGCCTTCGGTCTGGCAGAAGAGACCTGGTCGAGTGGTCGCGGCCCGGCGTCGAACAACGGTTTGTGCGCCTACACGCCGTCGCGCGGAGTGATTTCGGTGCGCGGCAACTGGCCGCTGACACCGACCATGGACGTGGTCGTGCCCTACGCACGGACCATGGCCGATCTGCTCGAAGTGCTGGACGTGGTGGTCGCTGAAGACCCCGACACCCGTGGCGATCTGTGGCGCCTGCAGCCGTGGGTGCCGATCCCGAGCGTCGACGCGGTGCGCCCGGCCTCCTACGCCGAACTGGCGGTAAAGCCAGCAGCACTGGCCGGCAAACGCCTCGGCGTGCCGAAGATGTACATCAACGCCGACCCGGAAGCCGGCACCAGCGAAGCGCCGGGCATCGGTGGCCCGACCGGGCAACGCATCAACACCCGCCCATCGGTGATCGACCTGTGGAAACAGGCCCGCGCGGCTCTGGAAGCGGCCGGCGCCGAAGTCATCGAAGTGGATTTCCCGTTGGTCTCCAACTGCGAAGGCGACCGCCCTGGCGCGCCGACCGTGTTCAATCGCGGCATCGTCTCCAAGGAGTTCTTGCACCACGAACTGTGGGACCTGTCGGCCTGGGCCTTCGACGACTTCCTGCGCGCCAACGGCGATCCGAAACTCAACCGTCTGGCCGACGTCGACGGACCGAAGATCTTCCCGCACGACCCGGGCACCCTGCCCAACCGTGAAGGCGACCTGGCCGCCGGCATGGACGAATACGTGCGCATGGCCGAGCGCGGCATCACCCCGTGGGACCAGATCCCGACCCTGCCGGACGGCCTGCCCGGCCTGGAAAAGACCCGCAAGCTTGATCTGGAAGACTGGATGGACACGCTCAAACTCGACGCGGTGCTGTTCCCGACCAACGCCGACGTTGGCCCGGCGGATGCCGATATCAATCCGGAATCGGCGGACATCGCCTGGAGCAACGGCATCTGGGTCGCCAACGGCAACCTGGCGATCCGTCACCTCGGCGTACCGACCGTCACCGTACCGATGGGGATCATGGCCGACATCGGCATGCCGGTCGGCCTGACCTTCGCCGGTCGCGCCTACGATGACTCGAACCTGCTGCGCCTGGCCTCGGCGTTTGAGGCTACGGGATCGAAACGTCAGGTGCCGCCGCGTACTCCGGCGTTGGTGCCTGGCAACTAA
- a CDS encoding DUF72 domain-containing protein: MFIGCAGWSLGREYWPLFPAEGTHLQRYAARFNCVEINSSFYRPHRRQTYARWADSVPQGFRFSVKVPKRITHELRLQNCDQALDEFLGQCEGLADRLGCLLVQLAPSLAFEPASAEAFFVALRQRFDGDVVLEPRHESWVTAEPLLRAYRIAQVVVDPSRISTDGSVQGWAGVRYWRLHGSPRIYHSAYDEGYLQALAQQMKVAAAEGAATWCIFDNTASGAALGNALALAALMAD; this comes from the coding sequence ATGTTCATCGGTTGCGCGGGCTGGAGCCTGGGGCGTGAGTATTGGCCGCTGTTTCCGGCCGAGGGCACGCATCTGCAACGTTATGCGGCGCGCTTCAATTGTGTGGAAATCAACAGCTCGTTTTATCGTCCGCATCGGCGTCAGACCTATGCGCGCTGGGCGGATTCGGTGCCGCAGGGTTTTCGTTTTTCGGTGAAGGTGCCGAAGCGGATCACCCATGAATTGCGTTTGCAGAACTGTGATCAGGCGCTGGATGAGTTCCTCGGGCAGTGCGAGGGATTGGCCGATCGGCTGGGATGTTTGCTGGTACAACTTGCGCCTTCGCTGGCATTCGAGCCGGCAAGCGCTGAAGCTTTTTTCGTCGCCTTGCGCCAGCGATTCGACGGTGACGTGGTGCTTGAGCCACGGCATGAATCGTGGGTTACCGCGGAGCCCCTGTTGCGGGCGTATCGGATTGCGCAGGTAGTGGTCGATCCGTCGCGGATCAGTACCGATGGTTCGGTGCAGGGCTGGGCGGGTGTGCGCTATTGGCGATTGCATGGCTCCCCACGCATCTATCACAGCGCCTACGATGAGGGTTATCTGCAAGCGTTGGCACAGCAGATGAAAGTCGCGGCAGCAGAAGGCGCCGCGACCTGGTGCATCTTCGACAACACCGCCAGTGGCGCCGCGTTGGGTAACGCGTTGGCACTGGCTGCGTTGATGGCAGATTGA